Part of the Strigops habroptila isolate Jane chromosome 22, bStrHab1.2.pri, whole genome shotgun sequence genome, AGCCCCCACCCGGGTCACGGCTGTATCCCAGGATGTGGGGATGCAGCAGACACAAGGGCGGCGGGTTTCCAACTCACATCCTGCTCCCCCGAAGCTGGGTCCTGCTGGCGCGGGGCTGCGTGGGTTGAAGCTGCAGCTGACCTGGGTCCTGCTGGGATGGAGGGGCACGCCGGGGTTCATATCTCTGCCCCCCAGACCCTGGTGCCTCCACCAAGCCCTGCCTAGGCTCTGATGCTCCAGCACCCCAACCTGCTCCGCACCATGGGGCGATGCTCACCCTGCAGGAGAGGTGACCctggaggcagagctggtgctggatGGCATCAGTGAGCTTGTGCACGACCCGCTCATGGGCAGCTCTGGGGGTGTCCTGCAGAGGAGACACGCCACAGTGAGCGCCCAGGGCTGGGGTGGTCACTCCGTGATGCAGGAGAGCATCCAGCCCGCCCTGTTTTCGTGACCTGGCGGTGGGAAAGCAGCGTCAGGGCCTCCTTGTAGTGCCCGATGGCTTTGTGGGGGTCTCCCAGGTGGAAGtaggcagctcccagcccctcGCATGCTTGCCACTGCCCCTGTACATCACCTGGGAGGTGAGGAGCAGCATCAGCGCTGGTTCAGCACAGTCCTGGGATAGAAGCAGCACTGATGCCCTTTGGATCCAGCATGCACCCGGCgtggggatgctgcagagccaccagcacagggATGATTTGCCTGCATCCCCCTTACCTGAGTCCTGGAAGGCTTGCAGGGCGTGCAGGTAgttctctgcagcagcctcatgGTTCCCGAGCTGGCTGCAGGCGTACGCCAGATTCCCAAAGCACTGTCCCTGCGCCCTCCGGTTCCCTAGAGTGCCTGGAATTGAGAACACAATTGGAATTGGAATTGGGCACATCCAACAAAGCCAAGAGCAAGAGATCCTGGTGCAACCTACCGTGCAGCGCCGCCGCTCGCCGGTGCCAGCCCAGCGCCGTGCCGAAGCTGCACAGAGCATTGTGGGCAGCACCCATGTTCTGCAGCAGCGCGGCCgccctgtgctgctctggttCAGACGCCAGAGCCCTCTCGAAGCTCTCAGCAGCCAGGGTGAAGATGTGGAGCTGGGAATAGCTGAGCCCAATGTCGCCGTAGAgtttccctgcagagcagagaggaaaggcCGGGTGCGGGTGCTGGTCCGGGGCACCGGGAGCGAGGGATGGAGCGCGGCGTTACCTCGCAGGGCTGCATCACAGATGCTGCCGCAGAGCGAGTGGCACTGGGCAAGGACCGCGGCGATCTCGGCCACCCCGAAGCCCCGGCTCTgcagcatggagctgctggcCCTGCTCAGAGCCACGGCCGCGGCCTCGGGGCTGGCAGCCGCTGCGAAGCACCGCGCAGCATCGAGGAAGCACCGCGCCGCTCGCGCCGGCTCCCGCATCCCCAGGTAGCAGCAGCCCATCCGCACGCgggtcctggctctgctgccgGCCTGTGCCGCGCTGTCACCGTCAGCGGCGATGCCAAAGTGCTCCAGTGCCTTTGGGAAGTCCTGGAGCCCCTTGTGAGCCGCCTCGATGCTGAAATAAAGGTCCTGCGAGGgctccccactgccccccagTGAGGTTTGGGACTGGAGGAGGAACTTGAGGCCCTTTTTGGGTTTCCCGGTCTCCACGTAGGCAGCCCCCAGGTTGAAGGCACAAGCGCTGCGGAGCTGGGGGCTCACCATGCTCCCGGAGAGGACAAATGCCTTCCTGAAGCACCCAACCGCCTCCTGCCCATCGCCCAGCACCAGCGCCCGGCGCCCGGCTCGTGTCAGCCCCTCGATCCTGGCCTCCCGCTCCACCATCTCATCCCGTCCTTCCTGAGCATCTGCCCCGGCCTCTGGCTTCTCCTTCGCTTTCTTCAGGCTCTTTTTGGGGATTGCAGGGGTTGCGGGATGTGTTCCGGGGTTTGCTGCCTCCTCTGAAGCCATGGCCTGGGCGAGAGACCTGCCTGCAAGAGAGGGATGCAGCGGGAtgtctggagaagagcagcacGGGCTGGATATTCCCGAGGTGTCCTTATGGGAGGCAGAATAACCGGTCGCACGCACTTACTGTTTGCTCTTTAGGTCCAAAGGGCACGGGGCATCACCAGCGCTCGCTGCCGCTCTCCAGTCAGGGATGGGGGTGCCCGAGGGGCCGCTGGGTCCCCCTGGGAtgcctggaaagctgctgggagcaggtcACAGCCCCCTGGGTGCTGGAGCTCAGACAGCTTTGGAGcaccaggaaagcagcaggggCGTGCGTGGCACAGGCGAACCGGGACAAAGCCAGGCTCCTCCTGGGGAATGAACATTCCGAGATGGCTCCACTGGCTCCGATTTCATCCCTGGCACCGGTGTGCAGCGCCATGGCAACACGGGCAGCGGAGCCGGGTGACAGTGTGAGCCGGGTGACTGGTTGCACAACCAGCCCCTTTTGTCCATAGTCGCTGCTCCCCAGTACTGCACTACAGCCAGTCCCCGGTGCCGGTACCGCACTACAGATGGTTCCCGGTGCTGGTACCACAATACAGCCGGTCCCCAGTGCTGGTACCGCACTACAGCCAATCCCGGGTGTCGGTACTGCACTACACCCGGTGCCTGGTACCGCACTACAGCCGATCACCAGTGCTGGTACTGCATTACAGCCGGTCCCGGGCGTCGGTACCCCACTACAGCCAGTCCCGGGTACCACAGTACAGCCGGTTCCCAGTGCCGGTACCGCACTACAGCCGGTCCCTGGTACCACACTACAGCCGGTTCTCGGTGCCGGTACCGCACTACAGCCGGTCCCTGATACCACACTACAGCCGGTTCTCGGTGCCGGTACCGCACTACAGCCGGTCCCTGATACCACACTACAGCCGGTTCTCGGTGCCGGTACCGCACTACAGCCGGTCCCTGATACCACACTACAGACGGTTCTCGGTGCCGGTACCGCACTACAGCCGGTTCCCAGTGCCGGTACCCCACTACAGCCGGCTCCTGGTACCACACTACAGCCGGTTCTCGGTGCCAGTACCGCACTACAGCCGGTCCCTGGTACCACACTACAGCCGGTTCCCGGTGCCGGTACCGCACTACAGCCAGTCCCGGCCCCCCGATACTGAACTACAACTCCCGGCGGCCCCCGCGCGGCGTCACGTGAGCGGCGGGAGATTCAAATCGCGGGTGGAGCCGCCGCAGCCGCAGCCATGGAGGGAGCGGGGCCGGTGCGATGTGAGTCGGGGGGCGGCGGCAGTGGGGTGTCGGGGTCCCGGTGCGTGTGTGGGGCAGGTCTGGGGGCGCAGTGGGGTGTCGGGGTCCCGGTGCGTGTGTGGGGCAGGTCTGGGGGCGCAGTGGGGTGTCGGGGTCCCGGTGCGTGTGTGGGGCAGGTCTGGGGGTGCAGTGGGGTGTCGGGGTCCCGGTGCGTGTGTGGGGCAGGTCTTGGTGCAATTCCTTGTTGGAATCTTCGTTTGGGTGGGATGGGGGTTAAGGACCCCCCCGGGATAACAGGGTCTGACGCCGTGTCCCCGTCCCCACCAAGGCGAGCGCCTCACGGCCGAGGAGATGGATGAGAAGAGGAGGCAGAACATCGCCTACCAGTACCTGTGTCACCTGGAGGAGGCCAAGCGGTGGGGCTGGGCGTGGGGACCCCTCTGCTTTGAGCTTACATTGAGAGGGGCGAAGGGCCGGGGAGGGTGTTCGGAGGTAAGGCATGGGGGGGGTCTGGGGTCCTGCATgatcctgcctgctcctggtgCTTCCTGGCTCTCCAGaagtggggtttgggggagcAGCCAAACAAGAACACCCCATCCTGCAGCAAAGGGCTGGGTGCCAACCTCTCCCTGCCATGGAGGGGGGATTGATGGGGATGGAGTGGGGGTGTCTCCTTTGGGAACTGCTTTTTCTGCCTGGAATGGGTCTGGGGGGTCCATGACGTGCCCCAtctctgtcctgcagctggCTGGAGGCCTGTCTGAGCGAGGAGCTGCCCCCTCCAGTGGAGCTGGAAGAGACCCTGCGCAATGGGGTGGTCCTGGCCAAGCTGGGCCATTGCTTTGCCCCCACTGTGGTCCCTCTGAAGAAGATCTACGACCGTGAGCAGACACGGTACAAGGTGAGGCTGGTGGGTACATTCCTTAGGGTGCACCCCGAAACCCGGAGGGTTCATTCCTTGGGGGGTCACAGGCTTTGCCTTGGGCTTTAACCCCATGGATTTGGGGGAGAGGGGACCATAAGGTTGGGAGAAGGGGGGGTTCAGCCTCACCCTGTGTTTCTTCTCCTCCAGGCAGCTGGGCTCCACTTCCGGCACACGGATAACATCAACTACTGGCGGGATGCGATGAGCCACGTGGGGCTCCCCTCGGTAATGTTCCCCATTGCTGGTGTCACTGGGGGGCTTCATCTCTGTCCCTTCACCCTTGGACACCATCCTCCCCATGGACCATCTCGGTGTCATCTCCTCCTGACCTGCCTTGTCTTGTTGGCAGATCTTCCACCCAGAGACCACTGACATCTATGATAAGAAGAACATGCCCCGGGTGGTCTATTGCATCCATGCACTCAGGTGGGTGACCCTAGCCCCAGACTGGTCATGCTGGTGTTCAAAAGCCCTTTGGTGGCATCACcctgggggtggggagagagcCTTTgagtgctgcagaagcactgggagggagaagggagtgCTTGGTCATGGTGTGTGTCTGCTTTGCCTTTCAGCTTGTACCTCTTCAAGCTGGGGCTGGCTCCTCAGATCCAGGACTTGTACGGGAAAGTGGACTTCACAGGTACAGCATCGCTGCAGGGGTGCTCTGAGGTCCTGCAGTGGGAGGGATACGGGGAATGAAGACCTTGGGCTTCAGCCCAGAGCTGCCCCGGCGATGTGACCCCAGTGCGGGGGTCTTCTGCACCCCTCTGGTTTGGATGACCTTTAAGCTCCTTCCCAAGCAAAACTGTTCTCTCATTCTCTGTCTCTGTGCTCTGTTCCAGAGGAGGAGATCAACAACATGAAGCGGGAGCTGGAGAAGTATGGCTTGCAGCTCCCTGCCTTCAGCAAGATCGGGGGCATTTTGGCCAACGAGctctctgtggatgaagcagcAGGTGATGGGTGCCCCCAAATGTCAAACGTGGGGCCATCAAACTCAGGGGTGCCCTGAGATCTAAGAGGCACCTCATTGTTCTCCCTCAGACCCATGCATGGGCTGGCACAGAACCCAAGGGGTTTGCATTAGCTGGGCTTGCTTGGAGACACGGAGGCTTCCTGGGCACTGGAGAGTAGAGCTTGCTCTTTGGGAATGGGGATGGTTCCCACCATCACGCGTGGTGCAGCTTGTCCCACGGCACTGAGGGATAGAGGGGATGGTCCCTGCGTGTCCTGCCTCACCTTCCCGCTGCACCCGCAGTGCATGCCGCCGTGCTGGCCATCAACCGAGCGGTGGAGCAGGGGGTGGTGGCCCAGACCATGGGGGCCCTTCGCAACCCCAGCGCGATGCTGCTAGGCCTGCGCCAGGAGCTGGCGGGTGCCTACCAGGAGGTGCTGCACCGGGCgaagctggagaagggcagCAACGTCAGGAACAGGGTGAGGAGGGTACCGGGGGGGCCTGGAGGGGCTGCCAGAGGTGGTGGTGATGTGCTGGAGGGGTCCCTTGTGGAAAGAAGCTGTCCCTGTGCGTGTCTTGAGGCGCTGGcgcagggaagctgtggctgccccatccccggcggtgttcaaggccaggttggacacaggggcttggaggcATCTGCATGGGACCCCGGGTGTGTGCCATTGGGGTGCATGCTCAGGGTGAGgagtccctctgcagctcctgcaggtgATCCCCGAGGGAGAGGACATCTATGACCATTGTCTGACCCAGGCTGAGATCCAAGGGAACATCAACAAAGTGAATGGTGAGTAAAGCTTGTGCCTTCCCTACCCGTGGTACCCCGGGCTGCAGGGAGAGCCTGCCTGGGGTGGGGGGCACAGCAGAAAGAAGCCATCAGCTCAGGCTTCAGATCTGTTGGGGGCCTGGGCTGGGTCTTTTGGGGCTTCACCAAGGCAAAATTAGCATTGTTAATACTCACTACCAATAATTCTGTGTTCACTTCTGGGCCCCTCGCTGCAAGAGGgacattgaggtgctgcagcagggccagagaagggcaatggagctggtgcagggcctggagcacaagtgtgatgaggaacggctgagggacctgggggggtttagtctggagaagagaaggctcaggggggaccttatcgctctctgcaactgcctgacaggaggatggagccaggagggggctggtctctgctcccaagggatgggacaagaggaaacggcctcaagctgccccagggcagggttagatggagctgaggaacaattccttcccctgagggtgctcaggcattggaacaggctgcccagggcagggctggagtcaccgtccctgcaagtgttcacaccccgtgtagccgaggcctcagtgccatgggtcagtggtggccttggcagttgggactggatgagctgaAAAGTCTTTTCCACCCTGGTCGATTCCATGATTCGAGCCTCATCTGCAGCTCTCTTTGCTCCTGGAGCCATTGGGTTACTTGTTTGCTCACCTTCTCTGGGTGTGAATGTCCTCTCGTAGTGCACGGAGCTCTGGAGGAGGTGGATGAtgccctggagcagcaggatgtgCTGGCGCTGTACCGTGCACTCCAAGACCCCGTCCTGGCCCTGCGCTGCCTCCAGCGCGACAACCTCCAGCGCTACTTGGAGCAGCTCAGCATGGACCGGGAGCAGAAGGCGCTGGTAGGGGCTGGAGGAGCCTGGGGGGTGTTTGGGTGCTGGTGTGGTGGTCCCCTGAAGCAGGGGGTCACTGTGGATCAGCATCTCTGTGCACCGAGTCTGAGCGTGGCAGCTCCATCAGCACAAGCAGGGTTTGGTGGGACACAGAAGCACTtcttgctgcaggagctgggctatgtggacctgctggagcaggaggagctggaagccgGGATCCTCACAGCAAACAGGAAGGGCGAGGAGGAGCGAGCCAGTGAGTAGCTGGGTGAATGTGGTGCTTTTGGGGCAGGTTATGGTGCTTGAGATGGGTTCTGCTACCTGGTGTGCCCCCTTGGAGCTGGTGGCCTCATGGCGGTGTCTTCCTTCAGTGCTAGGGGCCATCAGCCGGATCAATGCAGCTATCCGTCATGGAAAACCAGCCGAAACCTTGGAAGCGCTGATGGATCCTGCCGCCCAATTGCCTGATGTGTATCCGCTCGCTGCCCCCCTGTACCAGCACCAACTGGCccttctgcagagccagcaccCGCGGGTGAGCTCCCCATGGATGTGCTCCGCGTCCCACTGGTTCTGGGGGATTAGTATCTCCAATAGTTggggggggctccccagcactgccaaggccaccactaacccatggcactgaggcctcggctacacgaggtgtgaacacttgcagggacggtgactccagccctgccctgggcagcctgttccaatgcctgagcaccctttggggaaggaattgttcctcagctccatctaaacctgccctggtgcagcttgaggccgtttcctcttgtcccatcccttgggagcagagaccagccctcTCCTGGCTCCATTCTCCtctcaggcagttgcagagagcgataaggtcaAGGATGAGATTATGGGGGTCTCAGTGTCTCTGCCTTGCCCCATGCAGGGTGAGCTGGTGCAGGAGGAGCTGTTTGTGGCTGTGGAGATGCTTTCGGCTGTGGCATTAGTTAACAGAGCCTTAGACGCTGGAGACCCTGACGGGctctggagcagcctggtcAGCGCTGCCCTGGGGCTCGCTGGTGTTGAGGATGCAAACGCACAGCGGTGAGGGCATGGTCTGTATCTGGGGTGGGTGGTGTGAAGCAGACCCTTGGGAAGCGATGGGCACAGGGCCGGGGCTTTGTGTGGGCTTGTTTCACCAGCCAACCTGCCCTGgaccttcccttctcccctttgAAAAGCAAGGCACTGGCTCTGCCTGGCACCATTCCTGCTTGGAATGCACTGAGCCTGTGCCCTGTGTCTCTCCTGCAGGTATTTTGAGGACTTACTGCAGCTCAAAGGCCAATGTcgggcagcaggagcagagttCTTGAGCTGGAACAACATCCAGGACAGCGTGAACGCCACCAATTCCTCAGTGCAAGATGAAAACGACCGTGAGTGCTGCCCGCGTTGGGTCAAGCAGGGGGGTCTGCAGGGGGTTTGCATGGGGAGCCCAGCCCTAAGGAGACAGCAGAGAGTCTTGCGCTGCCGGGGGGGAGCTGATCCATACACCCCATCCCTCCCATGCAGGAATCACGGCTGTGAGGCTCATCAATGAGgcgctgctgcaggaggacccCGAGAAGACACTGTcggcgctgctgctgcaggcagctgccctgcCCCACATCACCATCCCCACTGCCCAGCGCTACCACCATGTCCTGGCCCAGGCACGGAGGATGAAAGCCCAGGTTGGGTGGAATCCCCTTGGCCATGTGGTaccccccagcagcagccccctgTAGTGTGGGGAAAGCAGAAGGTGCTTGAGGGGTGGTGATGTGCAGACCGGGGCTCGCTAGAGCCCGTCTTCCTgatgctgagagagctgggctgggtcagcctggagaagagaaggctcctgaaggggagaccttagagcagctccagtgcctaaaggggctccaggaaacctggagaggggctttggacaagggatggagggacaggacaaggggaatggctttaacctgccagaggggagattgagatgagctctgaggcagaagctcttccctgtgagggtgctgaggcgctggcacagggtgcccagagaagctgtggctgccccatccctggcagtgttcatggtcaggttggacacaggggcttggagcaacctgctctagtggaaggtgtccctgcccgtggcaggggttggagctggaggagctttaaggtcccttcaacccaaacctgtctgtGATCCCCTCGCTGTCTCACAGGCCACAGGGGATGATGGAGCTGTGCTCTGGTGGGAAGAGATCCAGGAAGGGGTCTGCAAGGCCAATGAGGACACGGTGGCAGCCAGGAGGAGTGAGTGCTCTCCCCAGTGTCATGCCCCTGCAGGCGAGGGGGGGGTAAGGAGAGTCTCACAAGGGGCCCCCTCTGTTGCTGCAGTGGCTTTGGGCATTGCTGCCATCAACCAGGCCATCAAGGAGGGGAAGGCGACCCAGACCTTGCGGGTGCTGCTCAACCCCGCCGTGGCCCTGTGTGGTGTGGTGGGTGCCTGCGCCGCTGGGTACCAGGAGCAGCTTGCAGCTCTGATGGCCACCAAGAAACAAACTGGTAAAAGCTGATTGTACCAGCCCCATCCCATCACCCTGGGGTGCACCCATCCATGGGGAACAGCACCTCCATCAGCACCCATCCCTCTCGGTGTGCAGGGAGCACGAAGCCATGCTGGATCCAGCACAGGCTGGCGGATGGTGCTGAGTTCTACCTGAGCCTGCAGAGCTTCGAGGGCAGTTGGCAGCGCCCACCCGATGGTGGCATCAACACCACGCACCTGAGCCGGGAGGAGATCCAGGTATGGGGTGGATTGGGCTCAGCGGGTGCCGgtggcactgctggggctgagctggtgCGTTGTGTCCCCGCAGGCAGTTGTCACCCGAGTGACGGCGGCGCACGACCGGGAGCGGCTGTGGGCAGCCAACGTGGCCTTTGTGGTGAGGCTGCAGGCTCGGCTCCGCGGCTTCCTGGTCCGCCAGGAGCTGGCGGCACGACGGAGCATCCTGCGGGAGCAGCGACCGGCTGCCATCAGGATCCAGGTGATGTAGCCAGGATCTGTCCCACCTCTGTGCAAGGGGGTGCAGGCCATGGGTGGCTGCTTGCAGCATCCTCTGGAGTGccatagaatcaaagaatggtttggatgggaaaggaccttaaagctcctccagctccaaccccctgccacgggcagggacaccttccactagagcaggttgctccaagcccctgtgtccaacctggccttgaacactgccagggatggggcagccacagcttctctgggcaccctgtgccagcgcctcagcaccctcacggggaagaacttctgccttatctccaacctgaacttcccctgtttcagtttgaacccatcaccccttgtcctatcgctccagtccctgatgaaggtgccatctccagcatccttgtagcccccttcagacactggaagctgctctgaggtctccacacagcttctcttctccaggctgagcatccccagtgttctcagccccagtgtttgctgctctgcagctttcaaAGCCAGGACTCACCCAAGGTACTGCAGAGGATGGTGTCACAGTGACCTTGCGCACAGCTCAGTAACTGCTTGTCTTGTCTATGCCCAGGCCTGCTGGAGAGGCTACAAGCAGCGCAGAGCTTACCTGGAGCGGCTGCGCTACCTGCGAGCCAATGCGGATGCTGCAATAAAGGTTTGGAAGAATCCTGGAATTgttgggttggaaatgaccttaaatgacccggttccaaccccctggcacgggcagagacaccttccactagacctcCTCTGGGCTGGCTCCAACTGCTGGAATGTCTTTCCCAGATCCAGGCGGGCGTGAGGATGTGGCAGGCTCGGAGAAGGTACCAGGAGAGGCTGCGCTACTTCAGGCACAACGTGAGTGGTGGGGTGGAGTCAAACAGCTCCTGGGAATGTGTCTGTGTGGATGGAGGGGGATGATCCTGAGTGAAACTGGTGCATCCGTGCAGGGGGCcagatgggaaggaaaaggtgcCCAAGTGGGTCTGGAAGCCAAGCTATCAGCTTTGCGTGtgtgagggagagaaaatatcaCCCCAGTTCTGTCACTAACCAACAAGGActtcaaaatgttctttagaGAGGAAGGGGTGTGTTGGCTGGGGGAAGTGGACAGCAAGTGGAGGGGAAAGGATTGCTAAGGAGAGTGGTCtggacaggctgcccagagaggtggtggatgccccatccctgaagacatccaaggccaggctggatgtggttctgggcaacctgctctagttgaaggtgtccctgcccattgcagggcGTTGGAcaagatgagctttgaaggtccgTTCCcacccaaactgttctgtgattctatgagagTGAGATCCTGGTTTGTGGAGACCCTCATCCCCGGCACCAGCAGATTCCTGGTGGTGGGAGCGGGGAGCCGGGTGCCTGCCCAGCACTTCTCCCCATGGAGGAACTGTTGGGGGAACATCCCTCACCCCTTTGTTTGTCTTGGCAGGTTGAAGCTGTGATTAAGATCCAGGCTTTTGTGCGAGCTCACAAGGCCCGTGGGGATTACAGGATGTTGGGTAAGTTCCTGCTCATCTCCACTCTGGAGCGACTGGAATTAACTGGGAAGGGGGCTCTGCCTCCCCCCTTGTTGGCCCTGTGTGGTGGGGAGATGGGGGCAGGTTGGCCACCAGTGTCCCTATGGCAAGCACAAGAGTGGCAGAGCCTTGGTGAGCCCTTGGCATCAGGTAGAGCAGCGCTGGGGCTGTTCTTGCTGCGCCTCTGCTCCCAAAGGCTTCATAGCATCACCTTGTCTTGTGCAAGAAGATGCTGTTTTAGGGGTGCCTTGGTGAGACGCTGGGGGTCTGAGGGTCCACAGTGGAGGTGGCTGCTCAGTCTTGCCCATGGTGGTGCTGTGCCTTGTGTCAGTGCACGCCAGGAGCCCACCGCTGAGCGTTGTCCGGCGCTTCATCCACTTGCTGGAGCAGAGTCAGCAGGACTTTTGGGAAGAGTCGGAGGTGCTgcggctgcaggaggaggtggtgaaGAGGATCCGCGCCAACCGGCAGCTGGAGAGTGACCTGGACCTCATGGACATCAAGATTGGGCTGCTGGTCAAGAACAGGATCACGCTGCAGGTTGGGGAGCATGGGGAGGACCTTGGCCACCTCATGCTATGGAGCTGGTCCTCCCCTCCTTGGCGTCGCAGCTTGAAGTGGTGAAGGGGTTGGGGAGCATTGAGGTACCTCTGGCTCTTTGCTGGAGAGCTTGGCAGTCACCAACGCTGCTCTCCCCTTTGCCTATGTGGCTCCAGGAGGTGGTTTGCCACTGCAAGAAGCTGACCAAGAAGAACAAGGAGCAGCTCTCGGAGATGATGTCCATAGACAAGCAGAAGGGGCTCAAGTCGCTCAGCAAGGAGAAGCGGCAGAAGCTGGAGGCCTATCAGCACCTCTTCTACCTGCTGCaggtggggctggtggggctcTGCGGTGCCCACCACAGCCAGGGACCCTGCCACCCTGTGATGTTTGGGGTGATGTTGGTTTTCCTCATCCCTGCAGACGCAGCCGGTGTATCTGGCCAGGCTCATCTTCCAGATGCCCCAGAACAAATCCACCAAGTTCATGGAGTCAGTGATCTTCACGCTCTACAACTACGCGTCCACCCCACGGGAGGCTTTCCTGTTGCTCCAGCTCTTCAAAGCAGCGCTGCAGGAGGAGATCAGGTGGGTGCACCCCATAGGGACCCTCTTTGGGTCCTCTCCTGGGGGCAGGACTGGGAAAAGGCTGAACCAGGGGCAGCAGTTTGGATGCAGCGATATTCtctggctgctgcctcctgcattGGAGAACAAACACGGTGGTTGTGCTCCAACAAGTCCCTCCCCTTCACTCCATCCatcctgcctctccccagctCCAAGGTGGATCATGTCCATGACATCCTGCTGGGGAATGCCACAGTAATCCGGATGGTGGTCAGCTTCTACCGCAACGCCCGCGGGCAGAACGCCCTGCGGCACATCCTGGGGGGCCCAgtgcagcaggtcctgcaggaCAAGACCCTCAGCATCCGCACCAACCCTGTGGACATCTACAAGGCTTGGATCAACCAGACCGAGTCACAGAGTGGCCAGAAAAGGTCAGGGCAAGGGGGCTCTGTCCTTGGCCCAGTCCACATGGTGAGGATGGATGTCAGGATGGTGATGGGGGTCCTTTTCTTCTATTCACAGCAAGCTCCCCTATGAGGTCAGCCCCGAGCAGGCTCTCAGCTACCCCGAAGTCCAAAGGCGGTTGGATATCTCTATCCGCAACCTCCTCGTGGTGACGGACAAGTTTGTCTCTGCCATCACCTCTTCTGTAGACAAGATCCCGTATGTATCTCAATGGTTTGTGGGCACATCCCTGTAGTGCTGTTGGCTGGAAGGTCTTGGAAAGGGAGGTTGGGTGACGGGGGAGCTTCCTGGCTCTGTAGTTAccggctccatcctcctg contains:
- the TTC24 gene encoding tetratricopeptide repeat protein 24 codes for the protein MASEEAANPGTHPATPAIPKKSLKKAKEKPEAGADAQEGRDEMVEREARIEGLTRAGRRALVLGDGQEAVGCFRKAFVLSGSMVSPQLRSACAFNLGAAYVETGKPKKGLKFLLQSQTSLGGSGEPSQDLYFSIEAAHKGLQDFPKALEHFGIAADGDSAAQAGSRARTRVRMGCCYLGMREPARAARCFLDAARCFAAAASPEAAAVALSRASSSMLQSRGFGVAEIAAVLAQCHSLCGSICDAALRGKLYGDIGLSYSQLHIFTLAAESFERALASEPEQHRAAALLQNMGAAHNALCSFGTALGWHRRAAALHGTLGNRRAQGQCFGNLAYACSQLGNHEAAAENYLHALQAFQDSGDVQGQWQACEGLGAAYFHLGDPHKAIGHYKEALTLLSHRQDTPRAAHERVVHKLTDAIQHQLCLQGHLSCRQDPGQLQLQPTQPRASRTQLRGSRMHPTHPVNASVASLPPSPTDQRPRGSREPRSGTREPRSGSRTLSLLCSLL
- the IQGAP3 gene encoding ras GTPase-activating-like protein IQGAP3, which produces MEGAGPVRCERLTAEEMDEKRRQNIAYQYLCHLEEAKRWLEACLSEELPPPVELEETLRNGVVLAKLGHCFAPTVVPLKKIYDREQTRYKAAGLHFRHTDNINYWRDAMSHVGLPSIFHPETTDIYDKKNMPRVVYCIHALSLYLFKLGLAPQIQDLYGKVDFTEEEINNMKRELEKYGLQLPAFSKIGGILANELSVDEAAVHAAVLAINRAVEQGVVAQTMGALRNPSAMLLGLRQELAGAYQEVLHRAKLEKGSNVRNRLLQVIPEGEDIYDHCLTQAEIQGNINKVNVHGALEEVDDALEQQDVLALYRALQDPVLALRCLQRDNLQRYLEQLSMDREQKALELGYVDLLEQEELEAGILTANRKGEEERAMLGAISRINAAIRHGKPAETLEALMDPAAQLPDVYPLAAPLYQHQLALLQSQHPRGELVQEELFVAVEMLSAVALVNRALDAGDPDGLWSSLVSAALGLAGVEDANAQRYFEDLLQLKGQCRAAGAEFLSWNNIQDSVNATNSSVQDENDRITAVRLINEALLQEDPEKTLSALLLQAAALPHITIPTAQRYHHVLAQARRMKAQATGDDGAVLWWEEIQEGVCKANEDTVAARRMALGIAAINQAIKEGKATQTLRVLLNPAVALCGVVGACAAGYQEQLAALMATKKQTGSTKPCWIQHRLADGAEFYLSLQSFEGSWQRPPDGGINTTHLSREEIQAVVTRVTAAHDRERLWAANVAFVVRLQARLRGFLVRQELAARRSILREQRPAAIRIQACWRGYKQRRAYLERLRYLRANADAAIKIQAGVRMWQARRRYQERLRYFRHNVEAVIKIQAFVRAHKARGDYRMLVHARSPPLSVVRRFIHLLEQSQQDFWEESEVLRLQEEVVKRIRANRQLESDLDLMDIKIGLLVKNRITLQEVVCHCKKLTKKNKEQLSEMMSIDKQKGLKSLSKEKRQKLEAYQHLFYLLQTQPVYLARLIFQMPQNKSTKFMESVIFTLYNYASTPREAFLLLQLFKAALQEEISSKVDHVHDILLGNATVIRMVVSFYRNARGQNALRHILGGPVQQVLQDKTLSIRTNPVDIYKAWINQTESQSGQKSKLPYEVSPEQALSYPEVQRRLDISIRNLLVVTDKFVSAITSSVDKIPYGMRYMAKILRTSLAEKFPKASAEDIDKVVGNLLYYRYMNPAVVAPDGFDIVELSAGVTLHPEQRRSLGSIAKVLQHAAAHKPFDGDNAHLCGVNQYLEETHHRFRRFISAACSVPEPEERFNMDEYSEMVAVAKPVIYITVGELINTHKLLLEHQDSIAPQHGDPLHDLLEDLEELPTLQFLVGENVASPVDTSAEQMLSQLSKMEMSLTLTGKLVPVASSEESDTRSLLLSTKQMLVDVIQSQPGDSLPEILWTRASECEEASHAHLMHRRALRDAQTPAKLQRNRSLAANSQLPMEEKKRKIIRNLRRLESLGLVDSAHQYQELINELAKDIWNQRRYRQHRKGELLKLRQTLHGLNAKTLFYEEQIDYYNQYIKTCLDNLAASTKVSGKNKKLQSLHYTAARLFEKGVLLEIEDLPHSQFRNVIFDIIPCEESGRFQVKAKFMGIDMERFQLHYQNLLQLQYEGVAVMKMFDKAKVNVNLLIFLLNKKFFKK